The following proteins are co-located in the Haloarcula marismortui ATCC 43049 genome:
- a CDS encoding aldo/keto reductase encodes MVTNESETFDIGGELTVHRLGFGAMRLTGDDVIGEPDNETDAHAVLKRAVELGVDFIDTADSYGPGVSERLIGEALDTEREDLVIATKGGLLRNTDADWLAHGDPDYLRNAQLCSRDRLQMDPIDLYQYHRPDPDTPFEDSIHALAEMKDEGLIRHIGVSNVSVEQLDRARDIVDIVTVQNQYNLSHRDDEDVLEACERYGIGFIPWFPLGAGDLGGVDGIDEIAQRHDATPYQIALAWLLGHSDVTLPIPGTSSLDHLEQNVAASAIDLTDEELARLS; translated from the coding sequence ATGGTTACAAACGAGAGTGAGACGTTCGATATCGGTGGCGAACTCACGGTCCACCGGCTCGGCTTCGGCGCGATGCGGCTCACGGGTGATGATGTCATCGGCGAGCCAGACAACGAGACGGACGCTCACGCCGTACTGAAGCGGGCGGTGGAACTCGGTGTTGACTTCATCGACACGGCGGATTCGTACGGGCCGGGCGTCTCGGAGCGGCTCATCGGCGAAGCGCTCGACACCGAACGCGAGGACCTCGTCATCGCGACGAAGGGCGGCCTGCTCCGTAACACCGACGCGGACTGGCTGGCACACGGCGACCCGGACTACCTGCGCAACGCCCAGTTGTGCTCGCGGGACCGCCTGCAGATGGACCCTATCGACCTGTACCAGTACCACCGACCGGACCCCGACACGCCGTTCGAAGATTCGATTCACGCGCTCGCCGAGATGAAGGATGAAGGGTTGATCCGCCACATCGGCGTCTCGAACGTCTCCGTCGAACAACTTGACCGCGCCCGAGACATCGTCGACATCGTGACGGTCCAGAACCAGTACAACCTCAGCCACCGCGACGACGAGGACGTGCTGGAAGCCTGCGAGCGCTACGGCATCGGGTTCATCCCGTGGTTCCCGCTCGGCGCTGGCGACCTCGGCGGCGTCGACGGTATCGATGAGATAGCCCAGCGCCACGACGCCACGCCCTACCAGATCGCGTTGGCGTGGCTGCTGGGGCACTCGGACGTGACACTCCCGATTCCCGGAACCAGCAGTCTCGACCACCTCGAACAGAACGTGGCTGCAAGCGCCATCGACCTCACTGACGAGGAGCTGGCGCGGTTGTCCTGA
- a CDS encoding peroxiredoxin, with protein MVLEPGTDVPTIRATNQHGDAVQPNFEQPTVLYFYPADDTPGCTTETEQFEEHAQRFEDTGVSVYGVSTDGVESHRDFAEANDISFDLLADPEGRLCEAFDVPLVDGRSQRTTYVIARERVVAVYERVGPDGHAASVFEDLVDTGLVSAE; from the coding sequence ATGGTACTCGAACCCGGTACCGACGTACCGACGATCAGGGCGACGAACCAGCACGGCGACGCGGTCCAGCCCAACTTCGAGCAGCCAACAGTGCTGTACTTCTATCCGGCGGACGACACGCCGGGCTGTACGACGGAGACAGAACAGTTCGAGGAGCACGCACAGCGGTTCGAAGACACGGGCGTCTCAGTGTACGGCGTCTCGACCGACGGCGTCGAGAGCCACCGCGACTTTGCTGAAGCGAACGACATCAGTTTCGACCTGCTGGCCGACCCCGAAGGGCGACTGTGTGAAGCGTTCGACGTGCCACTCGTCGACGGACGGAGCCAGCGGACGACGTACGTTATCGCACGGGAGCGCGTCGTCGCCGTGTACGAACGAGTCGGTCCCGACGGCCACGCGGCGAGCGTCTTCGAAGACCTCGTCGACACTGGGCTAGTTAGCGCCGAGTAG
- the pheA gene encoding prephenate dehydratase, giving the protein MTTVTLGPEGTYSHRAAQAVTDDDISFSESVTAIVEAVANGEAERGVVPVENSIEGSVTESLDAFAEYDVAVVEEVITPIRHALLAQDDSFSLVASHAQALAQCRGWLDEHYPGVNVEAVASTARGVERARGDADIAAIGHPENATNGTELKVLAEDIQDRSSNATRFVVVASKSERSEAGGKTSFIVYPDVDYPGLLLELLEPFADRDINLTRVESRPSGERLGDYVFHIDISAGLYEQRTQEALADIEDIAGKGWVRRLGSYDSKTVVN; this is encoded by the coding sequence ATGACCACTGTTACCTTAGGTCCTGAGGGGACCTACTCACACCGCGCCGCACAGGCAGTCACCGACGACGATATCTCCTTCTCCGAGTCAGTGACCGCCATCGTCGAGGCCGTCGCCAACGGCGAGGCCGAGCGCGGCGTCGTCCCCGTCGAAAACAGCATCGAGGGCTCTGTCACCGAATCGCTCGACGCCTTCGCGGAGTACGACGTTGCCGTCGTCGAGGAGGTTATCACGCCGATCCGCCACGCCCTGCTCGCACAGGACGACTCGTTCTCACTGGTAGCCAGCCATGCACAGGCGCTGGCTCAGTGTCGCGGCTGGCTCGACGAGCACTACCCCGGGGTCAATGTCGAGGCCGTCGCGTCGACGGCCCGCGGCGTCGAACGCGCCCGTGGCGACGCTGACATCGCCGCTATCGGCCACCCCGAGAACGCGACCAACGGCACCGAACTGAAAGTGCTCGCCGAGGACATTCAGGACCGGTCCTCGAACGCCACCCGCTTCGTCGTCGTCGCCTCGAAGAGCGAGCGCAGCGAGGCCGGCGGCAAGACCTCCTTTATTGTCTATCCCGACGTCGACTACCCCGGCCTCCTGCTTGAACTGCTGGAGCCGTTCGCAGACCGCGACATCAACCTCACCCGCGTCGAGTCCCGGCCCAGCGGTGAGCGGCTCGGGGACTACGTCTTCCACATCGACATCTCGGCCGGTCTCTACGAGCAGCGCACGCAGGAGGCTCTCGCTGATATCGAGGACATCGCCGGGAAGGGGTGGGTCCGCCGGCTCGGGTCATATGACTCCAAGACGGTCGTCAACTGA
- a CDS encoding Hsp20/alpha crystallin family protein, with protein MSDRDPFSEIERAFDMLGEQFGVDMGAIPVDVLDKGDAFLVHADLPGYDSEDIDVQLVEDRKLTISATSSQERESTDGQYVQRERRQQSLSRSVRLPEAVDDGETTASYDSGVLTVRLAKVGHNEDDDGTDIPVN; from the coding sequence ATGTCTGACCGCGATCCGTTCAGCGAAATCGAGCGCGCGTTCGATATGCTGGGAGAGCAGTTCGGCGTCGACATGGGCGCTATCCCGGTCGACGTCCTCGACAAGGGCGACGCCTTCCTCGTCCACGCGGACCTGCCCGGCTACGACAGCGAGGACATCGACGTCCAGCTTGTCGAGGACCGCAAGCTCACCATCAGCGCCACATCAAGCCAGGAGCGGGAATCAACCGACGGCCAGTACGTCCAGCGCGAGCGCCGTCAGCAGTCGCTGAGCCGGTCGGTTCGCCTCCCCGAAGCCGTCGACGACGGTGAGACCACCGCGAGCTACGACAGCGGCGTTCTCACTGTGCGGCTGGCGAAGGTTGGACACAACGAGGACGACGACGGGACAGATATCCCTGTAAACTGA
- the lpdA gene encoding dihydrolipoyl dehydrogenase: MVVGDVTTGTELLVIGGGPGGYVAAIRGAQLGLDTTLVERDAYGGTCLNHGCIPSKALISASDVAHDARQAESMGVFADPAVDMAGMTEWKDGVVTRLTRGVESLCKNAGVNLVEGTAEFVDDGTVRVAHGGEGQGSESLSFEHAIVATGSRPMAVPGFEFDGEHILSSKDALALESVPEKLLVVGAGYIGMELSTVFAKLGAEVTVVEMLDDVLPGYEDDIATVVRDRAEELGIDFNFGEAADNWEETDEGIRVQTVDEDEVVTEYNAEKCLVAVGREPVTDTLALDNIDLQTDENGVIPTDDQCRTAFESVFAVGDVAGEPMLAHKAMAEGEVAARAAAGEPAAFDHQAIPAAVFTDPEIATVGMTESEAEAAGFEPVIGQMPVRANGRALTVNEKEGFVRVVADADEEFLLGAQIVGPEASELIAELGLGIEMGARLEDIAGTIHTHPTLSEAVHEAAAAARGEAVHTR, encoded by the coding sequence ATGGTCGTTGGAGATGTCACTACGGGAACGGAACTGCTTGTTATCGGCGGCGGTCCGGGCGGCTACGTCGCTGCGATCCGGGGTGCGCAACTGGGACTAGACACGACGCTTGTCGAGCGGGATGCCTACGGCGGGACCTGTCTGAACCACGGCTGTATCCCCTCGAAAGCACTCATCTCGGCCTCGGATGTCGCCCACGACGCCCGGCAGGCCGAGTCGATGGGCGTATTCGCGGACCCGGCCGTCGACATGGCCGGAATGACCGAGTGGAAAGACGGCGTCGTCACACGGCTGACACGGGGCGTCGAATCGCTGTGTAAGAACGCCGGCGTCAATCTGGTGGAGGGGACCGCCGAGTTCGTCGACGACGGGACGGTCCGGGTTGCCCACGGCGGTGAGGGACAGGGCTCCGAATCGCTGTCGTTCGAACACGCCATCGTTGCGACGGGGAGCCGACCGATGGCGGTCCCGGGCTTCGAATTCGACGGCGAGCACATCCTCTCATCGAAGGACGCGCTTGCACTCGAATCGGTCCCGGAGAAGCTGCTCGTCGTCGGCGCGGGCTATATCGGCATGGAGCTCTCGACGGTGTTCGCAAAGCTTGGTGCGGAGGTCACCGTCGTCGAAATGCTTGATGACGTGTTGCCCGGCTACGAAGACGACATCGCGACGGTCGTTCGGGACCGCGCCGAGGAGCTGGGTATCGATTTCAACTTCGGCGAGGCGGCCGACAACTGGGAGGAGACAGACGAGGGCATTCGCGTCCAGACCGTTGACGAAGACGAGGTGGTCACTGAGTACAACGCCGAGAAATGTCTTGTCGCGGTCGGCCGCGAGCCGGTCACGGATACACTCGCGCTGGATAACATCGACCTCCAGACGGACGAGAACGGCGTCATTCCGACCGACGACCAGTGCCGAACGGCGTTTGAGTCGGTGTTTGCAGTCGGTGACGTGGCCGGAGAACCGATGCTGGCCCACAAGGCGATGGCTGAGGGCGAGGTTGCCGCGAGAGCCGCCGCCGGTGAGCCAGCCGCGTTCGACCACCAGGCGATTCCCGCCGCGGTATTCACCGACCCCGAAATCGCGACCGTCGGGATGACTGAGTCGGAGGCCGAGGCGGCGGGCTTCGAGCCGGTCATTGGACAGATGCCGGTCCGAGCCAACGGCCGTGCGCTCACGGTCAACGAGAAGGAAGGGTTCGTCCGCGTCGTCGCTGATGCCGACGAGGAGTTCCTGCTCGGGGCACAGATCGTTGGTCCGGAGGCGTCTGAACTCATCGCCGAACTCGGGCTGGGCATCGAGATGGGCGCGCGGCTGGAAGACATCGCCGGGACGATCCACACGCACCCGACACTCTCCGAAGCGGTCCACGAGGCGGCCGCAGCAGCACGCGGCGAAGCGGTTCACACGCGCTGA